The following proteins are co-located in the Pectinophora gossypiella chromosome 7, ilPecGoss1.1, whole genome shotgun sequence genome:
- the LOC126368384 gene encoding cGMP-dependent 3',5'-cyclic phosphodiesterase-like isoform X1 — protein sequence MAALQNKKHKRKTIQHSDPGKILDLVVNLCDDTCAHLQVKVNAYMTPKLIESVKSQMEITDLLSNFGEDFQDIVTPFVSKEEKKPCKKRFVMLPIVDKPFSLIVCVLSPKILEEEVACIIYECFLFTWPTLKKTIAYEYECTLKQKCQQLLRMARRLFTQVASLDTLLQIAMEQAKLLTKAEYCSVKMVDVDRMELVEAPWQAPTQGVVRPELGRFYSQQQQDEKEVTERRFTMDLGITGQVLKSGVLINCKSATSHPAFNSTIDTLPGVDCKTLLCFPIREQTGIIGVGQLINKVGDPYFDSMDEEMALAFSIYCGVCITHSVVYRKIQEAHIRNALANELVMYHMKVGDGEVSRLLECTGFHGHPHIQSLHFNVRAIPFRELPCYAYKMFFDLEYDKKFQLKHQKLARFILHVKKGYRDVPYHNWTHAFNVAQWAYASLVNFKLVPHGYFSELQGLMFLVAGLVHDLDHRGTTNSFHLQGQTTLAALYSSEGSVMERHHLAQAMCILNTEGCDILESLPRREYDRAIITLRDFVLASDLSNYFKNKPDYMLISNDFLKGNRVHNAALQALLMNAADLSDQLKDWGSVKKTAAAVLTEFFKQGDVEKSRGDLPAVIMDRDKCFIPELEIQFLSDTCIPLFTMLGKMIPKAAACVKIVENHIERWDAAKPIFQEVPITAGLSVLLSPELDNLIELNLQEKERLAKEAEEEAAAAAAEEQT from the exons ATGGCTgctttacaaaataagaaacaTAAAAGGAAAACTATACAACACAGTGATCCAGGGAAAATTTTAGACTTGGTCGTCAATCTGTGTGACGATACATGTGCCCACTTACAAGTTAAAGTAAACGCATAC ATGACGCCAAAACTTATAGAATCGGTGAAATCGCAAATGGAAATTACAGACCTGCTCAGCAACTTCGGTGAGGATTTTCAGGATATAGTTACCCCC TTTGTatcaaaagaagaaaagaagccTTGTAAGAAGCGGTTTGTGATGCTGCCGATTGTGGACAAGCCGTTCTCTCTGATCGTCTGCGTCCTCTCTCCGAAGATTCTTGAAGAAGAAGTCGCTTGCATCATCTATGAATGTTTCCT GTTCACTTGGCCTACTTTGAAGAAGACCATTGCTTATGAATACGAATGCACTCTGAAACAAAAGTGTCAGCAGCTTTTACGTATGGCTAGGCGATTGTTCACACAA GTGGCGTCTTTGGACACGCTGCTCCAAATCGCGATGGAGCAGGCGAAGTTGCTGACTAAAGCGGAGTACTGCTCCGTGAAAATGGTGGACGTGGATCGCATGGAGTTGGTCGAAGCGCCGTGGCAGGCGCCCACGCAAGGG GTTGTGCGACCGGAACTCGGCCGTTTTTACTCGCAACAACAGCAAGATGAGAAGGAAGTCACTGAGAGAAGATTCACGATGGACCTCGGCATCACCGGCCAAGTTTTAAAGTCCGGGGTCCTCATCAACTGCAAGTCGGCCACCTCGCATCCTGCTTTCAATTCCACCATTGACACTCTTCCAGGAGTTGACTGCAA AACTCTTCTTTGCTTCCCAATACGTGAGCAAACTGGGATCATCGGCGTCGGTCAGCTGATCAACAAAGTGGGAGACCCTTACTTCGACAGCATGGACGAAGAGATGGCGCTCGCGTTCAGCATCTACTGCGGCGTCTGCATCACACACTCTGTCGTCTACAGGAAGATCCAGGAGGCTCACATCAGGAATGCCTTGGCTAATGAGCTCGTCATGTATCATATGAAG GTGGGAGACGGCGAAGTGTCGCGTCTGCTGGAGTGCACGGGGTTCCACGGCCACCCACACATCCAGTCGCTGCACTTCAACGTGCGCGCCATCCCCTTCCGCGAGCTACCCTGCTACGCGTACAAGATGTTCTTCGACCTCGAATACGATAAGAA GTTCCAACTAAAGCATCAGAAGCTGGCGAGGTTCATACTCCACGTGAAGAAAGGTTACCGTGATGTGCCGTACCATAACTGGACACACGCGTTCAACGTCGCGCAGTGGGCGTACGCGTCTCTGGTCAACTTCAAGCTCGTGCCGCATGGATACTTTAG TGAACTGCAAGGGTTGATGTTTTTGGTGGCGGGCCTCGTGCACGATTTAGACCACCGCGGGACCACTAACAGCTTCCATCTGCAAGGCC AAACGACGCTAGCGGCGCTGTACTCAAGCGAAGGCAGCGTGATGGAGAGGCACCACCTCGCGCAGGCGATGTGCATCCTCAACACAGAGGGCTGTGATATCCTGGAGTCGCTGCCGCGGAGGGAGTACGATCGCGCCATCATCACGCTCAGGGACTTTGTTCTCGCTTCCGATTTGAGTAACTACTTCAA AAACAAGCCGGATTACATGCTGATATCCAATGACTTCCTGAAAGGCAACCGAGTGCACAACGCGGCTCTACAAGCGCTGCTGATGAATGCCGCCGACCTCAGTGATCAGCTCAAGGATTGGGGCAGTGTCAAGAAAACTGCG GCGGCGGTCCTGACTGAGTTCTTCAAGCAGGGCGACGTGGAGAAGAGTCGCGGTGACCTGCCAGCCGTCATTATGGATAGAGATAAGTGCTTCATACCCGAGTTGGAGATACAGTTCCTCAGCGACACCTGCATACCGCTGTTCAC aATGCTGGGTAAGATGATACCTAAGGCGGCTGCATGCGTCAAGATTGTGGAAAACCACATCGAGAGATGGGATGCGGCAAAACCTATATTTCAAGAG GTACCTATCACAGCCGGACTGTCAGTACTGTTGAGTCCGGAACTGGACAACCTGATAGAGTTGAACCTGCAAGAGAAGGAACGACTGGCGAAAGAGGCCGAGGAGGAGGCGGCAGCGGCCGCGGCGGAGGAGCAGACCTAA
- the LOC126368384 gene encoding cGMP-dependent 3',5'-cyclic phosphodiesterase-like isoform X2, translating into MLPIVDKPFSLIVCVLSPKILEEEVACIIYECFLFTWPTLKKTIAYEYECTLKQKCQQLLRMARRLFTQVASLDTLLQIAMEQAKLLTKAEYCSVKMVDVDRMELVEAPWQAPTQGVVRPELGRFYSQQQQDEKEVTERRFTMDLGITGQVLKSGVLINCKSATSHPAFNSTIDTLPGVDCKTLLCFPIREQTGIIGVGQLINKVGDPYFDSMDEEMALAFSIYCGVCITHSVVYRKIQEAHIRNALANELVMYHMKVGDGEVSRLLECTGFHGHPHIQSLHFNVRAIPFRELPCYAYKMFFDLEYDKKFQLKHQKLARFILHVKKGYRDVPYHNWTHAFNVAQWAYASLVNFKLVPHGYFSELQGLMFLVAGLVHDLDHRGTTNSFHLQGQTTLAALYSSEGSVMERHHLAQAMCILNTEGCDILESLPRREYDRAIITLRDFVLASDLSNYFKNKPDYMLISNDFLKGNRVHNAALQALLMNAADLSDQLKDWGSVKKTAAAVLTEFFKQGDVEKSRGDLPAVIMDRDKCFIPELEIQFLSDTCIPLFTMLGKMIPKAAACVKIVENHIERWDAAKPIFQEVPITAGLSVLLSPELDNLIELNLQEKERLAKEAEEEAAAAAAEEQT; encoded by the exons ATGCTGCCGATTGTGGACAAGCCGTTCTCTCTGATCGTCTGCGTCCTCTCTCCGAAGATTCTTGAAGAAGAAGTCGCTTGCATCATCTATGAATGTTTCCT GTTCACTTGGCCTACTTTGAAGAAGACCATTGCTTATGAATACGAATGCACTCTGAAACAAAAGTGTCAGCAGCTTTTACGTATGGCTAGGCGATTGTTCACACAA GTGGCGTCTTTGGACACGCTGCTCCAAATCGCGATGGAGCAGGCGAAGTTGCTGACTAAAGCGGAGTACTGCTCCGTGAAAATGGTGGACGTGGATCGCATGGAGTTGGTCGAAGCGCCGTGGCAGGCGCCCACGCAAGGG GTTGTGCGACCGGAACTCGGCCGTTTTTACTCGCAACAACAGCAAGATGAGAAGGAAGTCACTGAGAGAAGATTCACGATGGACCTCGGCATCACCGGCCAAGTTTTAAAGTCCGGGGTCCTCATCAACTGCAAGTCGGCCACCTCGCATCCTGCTTTCAATTCCACCATTGACACTCTTCCAGGAGTTGACTGCAA AACTCTTCTTTGCTTCCCAATACGTGAGCAAACTGGGATCATCGGCGTCGGTCAGCTGATCAACAAAGTGGGAGACCCTTACTTCGACAGCATGGACGAAGAGATGGCGCTCGCGTTCAGCATCTACTGCGGCGTCTGCATCACACACTCTGTCGTCTACAGGAAGATCCAGGAGGCTCACATCAGGAATGCCTTGGCTAATGAGCTCGTCATGTATCATATGAAG GTGGGAGACGGCGAAGTGTCGCGTCTGCTGGAGTGCACGGGGTTCCACGGCCACCCACACATCCAGTCGCTGCACTTCAACGTGCGCGCCATCCCCTTCCGCGAGCTACCCTGCTACGCGTACAAGATGTTCTTCGACCTCGAATACGATAAGAA GTTCCAACTAAAGCATCAGAAGCTGGCGAGGTTCATACTCCACGTGAAGAAAGGTTACCGTGATGTGCCGTACCATAACTGGACACACGCGTTCAACGTCGCGCAGTGGGCGTACGCGTCTCTGGTCAACTTCAAGCTCGTGCCGCATGGATACTTTAG TGAACTGCAAGGGTTGATGTTTTTGGTGGCGGGCCTCGTGCACGATTTAGACCACCGCGGGACCACTAACAGCTTCCATCTGCAAGGCC AAACGACGCTAGCGGCGCTGTACTCAAGCGAAGGCAGCGTGATGGAGAGGCACCACCTCGCGCAGGCGATGTGCATCCTCAACACAGAGGGCTGTGATATCCTGGAGTCGCTGCCGCGGAGGGAGTACGATCGCGCCATCATCACGCTCAGGGACTTTGTTCTCGCTTCCGATTTGAGTAACTACTTCAA AAACAAGCCGGATTACATGCTGATATCCAATGACTTCCTGAAAGGCAACCGAGTGCACAACGCGGCTCTACAAGCGCTGCTGATGAATGCCGCCGACCTCAGTGATCAGCTCAAGGATTGGGGCAGTGTCAAGAAAACTGCG GCGGCGGTCCTGACTGAGTTCTTCAAGCAGGGCGACGTGGAGAAGAGTCGCGGTGACCTGCCAGCCGTCATTATGGATAGAGATAAGTGCTTCATACCCGAGTTGGAGATACAGTTCCTCAGCGACACCTGCATACCGCTGTTCAC aATGCTGGGTAAGATGATACCTAAGGCGGCTGCATGCGTCAAGATTGTGGAAAACCACATCGAGAGATGGGATGCGGCAAAACCTATATTTCAAGAG GTACCTATCACAGCCGGACTGTCAGTACTGTTGAGTCCGGAACTGGACAACCTGATAGAGTTGAACCTGCAAGAGAAGGAACGACTGGCGAAAGAGGCCGAGGAGGAGGCGGCAGCGGCCGCGGCGGAGGAGCAGACCTAA